A genomic region of Salvelinus alpinus chromosome 12, SLU_Salpinus.1, whole genome shotgun sequence contains the following coding sequences:
- the LOC139535517 gene encoding paramyosin isoform X3, producing MEDTEQSEEEQKELEHVVLCLQEEGMAPGASVKEQLGFLWRLFQHSEGRLVAVTYDLDSLRARHSAEMAEVQRYLEHIRSLSEKRDALAQEYEQENEVLRAQLQRLTLQQDAQMNEVAEMLYQEGLAEVIPSSHSEQVAYLLVERASLLERPDDPQAPQVPDAQAGTPSASQQETQSQIQCPKESMDQGAPSRGQSPWKRLFGLRKAAQSKQALASVELRPGSGLSVEREWAHLERDLEEASRRLAMAHREIRRLTDELESARMTQSAYEPELQGAQEEVEQLRQEVEKLKKCDVVELRKAKELNDRLDQEIRALRTRVRTMDAERKTLLETVEKMKDSDNAAKIHPEALQLNLAKGEGIPAPQMHTVCLQTELLLLDQDKTHERCLQQSETKDELNDVRRQLQGLQEKYDELLNVTRKAEEYEDYEELKKQREEEEKVLELLMDKTEEVEEEYEELKTKKEEVEIKMDEEKKEYEHLENMREELKLDEALGRSRQQQPHCSQAVELQLKVCAELKQGQAMVSHLEQRALQQESRELREGLAQSSQKAQSCSRLLEELSAERAKLKAMEVEMQGLQQQLNVERNRNTESGQQEEEARYTALRTQDNQLHRRMWEQREEELQEEGCSLREVEASLNCTNSELQSQTGTARQEIPADYVNLKECLEARQEDCEKLTEELMEVLMCLDLQKSKNAEKRSQHKAKMRRAKQIFLKETGCRDERIQSLERDLALALTSSARDSKKMSHFESILLTSSLLETRVLPGAFDMRSHLDNIYRSKASHTEEATSPRSSLTSPRSSLTSPCTLLTSPRSTLTMQPVEMGYLNLTSPLTRADHNL from the exons ATGGAAGATACGGAGCAGAGTGAG GAGGAGCAGAAGGAACTGGAGCATGTGGTCCTCTGTCTGCAGGAGGAGGGCATGGCCCCCGGGGCCTCAGTGAAGGAGCAGCTGGGTTTCCTATGGAGGCTGTTCCAGCACAGCGAGGGACGCCTTGTCGCCGTGACCTATGACCTGGACAGCCTACGAGCACGCCACTCTGCCGAGATGGCCGAG GTGCAGAGGTACCTAGAGCACATCCGTAGCCTATCAGAGAAGAGGGATGCCCTGGCCCAGGAGTACGAGCAGGAGAATGAGGTCCTCAGGGCCCAGCTGCAACGCCTGACACTCCAGCAAG atgcccAGATGAATGAGGTGGCTGAGATGTTGTACCAGGAGGGCCTGGCAGAAGTGATTCCCAGCAGTCACAGTGAACAGGTGGCCTACCTGCTGGTGGAGAGGGCCTCCCTGCTGGAGAGACCTGATGACCCCCAGGCCCCGCAGGTCCCCGATGCCCAGGCAGGCACTCCCTCCGCCAGCCAGCAGGAGACACAGTCCCAGATTCAGTGCCCCAAAGAGAGCATGGACCAG GGGGCACCCTCACGTGGCCAGAGCCCATGGAAGAGGCTCTTTGGACTCCGCAAGGCAGCTCAGAGCAAACAGGCTTTGGCCTCA GTTGAGCTCAGGCCGGGGTCAGGGCTCAGTGTGGAGCGGGAGTGGGCCCATCTagagagagacctggaggaggcGTCACGCCGCTTGGCCATGGCCCACAGAGAGATCCGACGTCTGACCGATGAGCTAGAGTCAGCCCGCATGACCCAGAGTGCCTATG AGCCAGAGCTGCAGGGAGCCCAGGAGGAGGTAGAGCAgctcagacaggaagtggaaaagCTCAAGAAATGTG ACGTGGTGGAGTTGCGTAAGGCCAAGGAGCTGAATGATCGTCTGGACCAGGAGATCAGAGCCCTCAGGACGAGGGTGCGCACCATGGACGCAGAGAGAAAGACCCTCCTAGAGACG GTGGAGAAAATGAAGGACTCTGACAATGCGGCTAAGATCCACCCAGAAGCACTGCAGCTTAACTTGGCTAAG GGAGAAGGGATACCCGCCCCTCAGATGCACACTGTCTGTCTCCAGACAGAACTACTACTCCTGGACCAGGACAAGACCCATGAAAG ATGCCTCCAGCAGTCCGAGACCAAGGACGAACTAAATGATGTGCGGCGTCAACTGCAGGGGCTGCAGGAGAAATACGATGAGCTGCTGAATGTTACGAGGAAGGCAGAGGAGTACGAGGACTACGAGGAGCTGAAgaagcagagagaagaggaggagaaggttcTGGAGCTGCTGATGGATAAGaccgaggaggtggaggaggaatatgagGAACTGAAGACtaagaaagaggaggtggagattaAGATGGATGAGGAGAAGAAGGAATACGAACATCTTGAGAATATGAGGGAGGAGTTGAAGCTGGATGAAGCTCTGGGCCGGAGCAGGCAGCAGCAGCCGCATTGTAGTCAGGCGGTGGAACTGCAGCTTAAG GTGTGTGCTGAGTTGAAACAGGGCCAAGCTATGGTCAGCCATCTGGAGCAGAGGGCTCTGCAGCAGGAGAGTAGGGAGCTGAGGGAGGGGCTGGCCCAGAGCAGCCAGAAAGCCCAGAGTTGCAGCCGTCTGCTGGAGGAGCTGAGCGCTGAGAGGGCCAAGCTCAAAGCCATGGAGGTAGAG ATGCAGGGTCTGCAGCAGCAGCTGAACGTGGAAAGAAACCGCAACACAGAGTCTGGCCAGCAAGAGGAGGAGGCAAGATACACGGCCCTTAGGACTCAGGACAACCAGCTCCACAG GAGGATGTgggagcagagggaggaggagctGCAGGAGGAGGGGTGTTCCCTGCGAGAGGTGGAAGCCTCCCTGAACTGCACTAACTCAGAGCTGCAGAGTCAGACAGGCACAGCCAGGCAGGAG ATTCCTGCTGATTATGTAAACCTGAAGGAATGCCTAGAGGCCAGGCAGGAGGATTGTGAGAAACTGACAGAGGAGCTCATGGAAGTTCTCATGTGCCTGGATTTACAGAAAAG CAAGAACGCTGAGAAGCGATCTCAGCACAAAGCCAAAATGCGGCGAGCCAAACAGATTTTTTTGAAGGAGACAGGATGTCGTGATGAGAGGATTCAAAGCCTTGAGAGAGACCTGGCTCTCGCCTTAACCTCATCAGCCAGG gactCGAAGAAAATGTCTCATTTTGAGAGCATACTGCTAACGTCTAGCCTTCTGGAAACCAG AGTTCTGCCTGGAGCATTTGACATGAGAAGCCATTTGGACAACATCTATAGGAGCAAGGCCAGTCACACAGAGGAAGCCACCTCTCCACGCTCTTCACTCACCTCTCCACGCTCTTCACTCACCTCTCCATGTACTTTACTCACCTCTCCACGCTCTACCCTGACCATGCAGCCTGTGGAGATGGGCTATCTGAACCTGACCTCCCCTCTGACCAGGGCTGACCACAACCTCTGA